GGAAGCGGCTGTTGCCTCCGGTGGAGCCGCCGGAGCGGGTACGGGAATAACGGTCGTTCGTGCGAGGCGTGCGGTTCAAGCTGAACCTCTCTCGATGCGGCACGTATCGAGGAACTCTTGGGCAGAATGACCGCGCAAGGAATCGCAAGAACGAGCCGGGGGAATACGAAGAACGGAACCGCGCCGGGACATGAGATCCGGAAACGGCGCGGGAAATCGGGTCGGAATCGACCGGTGGTGACGAGATGCGGCGACGGATCGCCGTGGTGCGGGGCCCGCGTCGGGCATGAGCCGGACGGCGGGCGGAAAACCGGCCCGCGCCGTGACCCGCGGGCCCCGGCCGCACCGGGCGGGCCCGGGGAAAAGGCAACGCAGCCGGGGCCCGCATCGCAAGGTGCGGGCCCCAGCTACGTCATACGTCTTGGTGTCAGGCGGGGACGATGTTCTCCGCCTGCGGGCCCTTCTGGCCCTGCGTGACGTCGAAGGTCACCTTCTGGCCTTCCTGGAGCTCACGGAAGCCCTGGGCGGCGATGTTCGAGTAGTGGGCGAAGACGTCGGCGCCGCCGCCGTCCTGCTCGATGAAGCCGAAGCCCTTTTCCGCGTTGAACCACTTGACGGTGCCACTAGCCATTTTGATCTCCTTCAGGGCAATGCTGCCCGGGAGTCCGCACTGTG
Above is a window of Streptomyces sp. NBC_01498 DNA encoding:
- a CDS encoding cold-shock protein — translated: MASGTVKWFNAEKGFGFIEQDGGGADVFAHYSNIAAQGFRELQEGQKVTFDVTQGQKGPQAENIVPA